GTTGAGGGTTTCCGGCGTGCTTTGAGCGGATGCGAGCTGGGGCAGAAGGGCCGCAAGCAGGGCAAAAATCGACAAAAAAGTGCGTTTCATGAATAAAGCTTAACCTAAAGCCTTCGCTTTTCTAGCATTTTTCGGCAAAATAGCGTCAGCAGACATGAAGACGGAAGGTCGGGGTAAGCTTGCCTATGTTTCGCAATGTAAAGAACTTCTTTTTGGGAACGATCGCTCAGGCAATGAGCTTGGCGTTCTCTACCTCTGTTTGGGCGCAGAACCAAGACGGTATGAACCCGACGCCACAACAGCTTGAACGGATGATGTCTGCCAGCGGTGAAGAAATGGAAACCTTCGCCCTCATGCTGCAGATGGGCTTCATGGTGGTTTTCATGATCGTCCTGGGTGCGGTGTTGTTGATGGCCAAGCGCGACATGCGGGGCTGGAACCAGCCGATCAAGTGGGTGTGGTTTTCTTTTCAAGGACGATTAAACCGCAAAGCCTATTGGCTCAAAGGCCAAGTGCCGATGATGCTGATCAACTTCGGGGTGCAGATTTTTCTGAGCTTGCTGTCTTTTGTGTTGGTTGCGGGCGCAGGTGCAGGCGGCGCTGTGTTGGGTGGCATCACCGCGCTGATCGTCATGTTGCCATTTATGATTTTTTCGCTGTGGGTCGGGTTGGCGATTACGGCGAAGCGCTTTCACGATTTGGGATCGTCGGCGTGGTGGATTTTGGGCTTCTTCATTCCGTTCTACAACCTGTGGCTCGGCATCAAGCTTATGTTCTTTCGCGGCACGCCCGGCGCAAACGATTACGGCCCCGATCCCATTGATGAGATCGACGCCTTCATCGAAGAGATGACCGGCGGCGGCGATGTATATGAAGCTAATGACTCAGACGGCGATGCTGTTTCGCAACCCAAGCCCCGCGAACCCGAAGTCCCAGCGGAGCCCCAAGGTTTCGGCGCACGCAAGTTTGGCTTTGAGCCCAAAGAACCAGAACCTGGCACGCCTCAAGAGCCCGCATTCGAGCCGGAAGACTTACCCGGCGGTGACGCCAACCTCGACATCATCAAGCGCCGCTTAGGCGACGACATCATGCGTCCCATCAAACGCAAAGGCGGCGGTGGACGCCCTTCTGAGAGCTAACTCATGTCCAGCGACAATCCTGTCACCCGTCCCAAGCCGTTGCCCGATGAGCTTCGCGGCTGGAACTGGGGTGCGTTTCTTCTCAACTGGGTTTGGGGTCTTGCGCACAACACCTGGATTGCGCTTTTGATGTTTGTACCCGGTGTGAATTTGGTCATGCCGTTTGTGCTGGGGGCCAAGGGCAATCAATGGGCGTGGGAAAACAACACGTGGGAAAGTGTCGAAGACTTCAAACGCCATCAACGCATTTGGGCGCGTGTTGGCGTGGGTGCGGCCATCGGTATTCCGGCGTTTTTTGGCTTGGTCTTTTGGGGCGTTATCTCAATCATCAATTCGTCCGACGCGTATCAAACCGCCCAAGACGAATTGCGGTTTCATCCAGCGTTGGAAAAGTCTTTGGGCCACCCGGTGGAACCCGCGGGCTGGCTGACCCTGGGCAACATCAACATCCAAAATTCGACGGGTTGGGCGGACCTTGAGTTTGCGGTGAAAGGCCCCCGCGGCAGTGGTGACGCTGCGCTCTATCTGGAGCTGTCAGACGATGTGTGGCGCATCAAAGAAGCCCGCGTAGTGACTGAATACGGTGAAGACATCGAGTTGGTGGAATAGCAGGTTCGATCAGCTTTGTTCTTGGATCAGCTGTGTGAAGACTGCGGAGAATTCTTTCAACTTCGCCGCGCCCACACCGTGGATGTCCCCGAACGCGTCTTCGTCGGTGGGTTTTTTGCGCGCCATGTCTTCCAGCGACTTGTCGGCGAAGATCATATAGGCGGGGACGTTTCGTTCCAGGGCCAGTTCGGTGCGCAGGTTTTTCAAATGCTCCAACAACAACGCTTCGTCTTGCGTCAAGTCGGCAGGCGGTTCGGCGCGCTTGGTCTTTTTGGTTTTCTTGTCGGCTTTGGTGAGCAAGTCTTTGCGATAGTCAAAGGTAGTTTCACCCTTGAGCAAGGCTTGACCGCTCTGCGTCAGGCTCAGGCCCCCGTGTCCGGTCACATCGATTTTCATGTGACCTGCGGCAACCAATTGGCGCACGATGGACTGCCAGGCTTTTTTGCTTAAATCTGCCCCTGTTGCGTAAACCGGCAATTGATCGTGGCGGGTGGAGCGGATTTTTTCGTTCTCAGACCCGCGCACGATATCGATCAAATGCACTTGGCCATACATCTGGCCCGTACTGACACAGGCTTGCAACAGCGCTTGCACGGTTTGGGTGCCGTCAATCATTTCGGGCGGGGTTAGGCACATATCGCAATTGCCGCAGGGCTCGCAGTGGTCGTTGAAATACGCCAACAGCGTTTGGCGGCGACAGCTCGGCGCTTCGCAATACGAGATCAGCGCATCCAAGCGTTTGTGCTCGCGCCGTTTGTGGTCAACAGAGCTGTCTTCTTGTTCGATAAACATGCGGCGCATGCGCAAATCGTCTAGGCCATAGAGCATGTGCGCCACAGCTGGTTTGCCGTCGCGGCCTGCGCGGCCGATTTCTTGGTAGTAGGCTTCCACATTGCCGGGCATGTCAGTGTGACAGACAAAGCGCACGTCCGGTTTGTCGATGCCCATACCGAACGCGATGGTGGCGACGATGACGATACCGGGCTCCATCATAAAGGTTTCTTGGTGACGCGCGCGGTCTTGCGGCCCCATGCCCGCGTGATAGGGCAGGGCCTTGACGCCGTTGTCCAATAAGAACTTTGCCGTTTTTTCGGTCTTAGCGCGGGACAGGCAATAGACAATGCCGCTTTCGCCCGGATGCGCACCGACGATGTCCAACAACTGCCGATTGGCGTTTTCGCGGGTAGAGACATTGAGCTGAATGTTAGGCCGGTCAAAGCCAGACACAAACGTGCGCCCCATCCCATCGAACAGCTTGCCCGCAATGTCTTGTTGCGTCGCCGTGTCCGCCGTGGCGGTGAGCGCAGCGATGGGCACACCGGGGAAGCGGTCTTTGAGGTGCTGTAGCGCTTCATATTCAGGCCGAAACGACGGCCCCCAGCGCGACAGACAGTGGGCTTCGTCAATGGCGATGAGGCTGATGGGCAACTTGTCCAAGGCGGCCAACATACGATCCGTCATCAAACGTTCCGGGGCGAGATATAGCAACCGCACCTCACCTGCGGCCACTTTGCGCCACGCCACCACGTTGGTTTCGCGATCACGCGAAGAATTGATGGTCTCCGCCGCCACGCCTGCCAGCTTGAGCGCCGCCACTTGGTCTTCCATCAACGCCACCAAGGGCGAAACGACGATGGTGAGCCCGCCTTTGAGCAAGGCTGGGATTTGAAAGCAGAGCGATTTGCCGGACCCTGTCGGCATAACGGCCAAGGCGTGCTCACCGGCCAACAGGGTCTCCACCACCTCGGCTTGTCCGGGGCGGAAACTGTCGTAACCAAACACATCTTTGAGAATCTGAAGCGGCATGGGGCAACTATAACGCGCCCGAACCGTAATGAAACTGGGGGTTTTGGCGAAGTCATGGATTGAAACGCGAAAACGCGCTACTATATTGGAAAGACATACCTTTTATTCCAGTGGGAGGCAGCATCATGGAAAAACAAGACCTAGAAATCATTGCCCAAGATATGATGCAGCAGCTGGAATCGGGCGATTTGGAGCGCCATGAAATCCACGAACGCTTACGTCAGACCTTGGATCAAATGCGCGCGTTTGGTATGCCCTTGCCCGAAGACTTGGTCGCTTTGGAAAAAGAACTGGCGGGGGAATTCGTCGATGAGTTCGTCGAAGAAACCGTCGGCGAGTCCGACTGATCCTTAGCGGTTTTGACACACCGCATCCATCAACTCCGGGAAATCGCCGGCCGGTGTCCATCGAACACCGACGGGCAGACCGTCTACGCCAAACTCAGGGTTGGCGGGCAGGTCGGCAAATTGGCCCAGTCCGCAATGCATCATCTGCTGAACCTTCGCAGGACCTTCGTCGCGTTTAACCAGTAACGTTTCCACCAACACCATGTCGGGGAATTTCGGATTGGTGCGCGCTTTGCCTAAATCGACAGCCACAAAGCGATTGGTGCGCGGGACGATGTAGGTCCACGGCGCCCACGCACGGCTTTCGGTGTAGGTCTTCACCAACTGAACTTCAGGCGGCATGGCACCCATGGTGCGCTCAAACCACGAATATTCATTCCAAATGGTGTAGCCCAACATGGACATACCCACGGCAAAGGGGATCAGGACGCCGGGAGCCTTGCGTTTAAACGTGCGAAACCCGGCCCAGATTAAGATCCAGACCGAAGCGCCGACAAAAAACGTGGCGAGAAGATTAAACAGCATATCCGTATCCTTAAAAGCCTATCCTCGTCTTACACGCAGACGTCGCGAAGCTCAATCTTTCCGTCTTTACCGCTGCGATGTGCAGCTTGGGCCAAAAACAGCTCACCTGCCGCAATGGCGTCGATCATAGCGTTGTGAGATTTGTAGCGGGGTAGGTTATAGCGTGACCGCAAGGCGTCCAGGCGCAGCATGCCGGGTTCGACGGCTTCGTTGCGGCGCATCAGGGTGCGGATTTCCAGCCCCATGGTGTCAATGGTCGGCATCTCAAAGGGTAGACCAAAGCACTTTTTACAGGCCTTGTCCAAGAACCCGGTTTCGATTTTACAGTGATGTGCAATCAACACCCGTCCGGCGGCGTGCGGCAAAAAGGCTTCGAGGCTTTCGCAAAGTGGCGGAGCATCCGCGAGCATGTCGTCGGTCAGGGTATGGATAACGGCAGATTCTTCGGAGACTTCTTTTTCCGGCTTGCACAACACATGGCCGCGATCGCCATACAAGATTGTCATGCCCCGAATGACGCACCAGCCAATGGACACAATTTCGTGTTGGTTGGGCGAAAGGCCCGTGGTTTCCAAATCGACCGCAATGAACTCCAGATGTTCCAGTGGCGTGGCGCGCTTGGGCCAAGAGGCGTTGTAAAACGCTTCCATCGGCGTGCCGGCGGCCTTGTGCGACAGCAAGCGACGTCTCAGCGATGAACCTTTCAAAACGCTCAGCATAGCCTAACCCCTTAGCCCCCGTGCGCGTTGGCCATCGCACTTTGGATGGTCTTGATGACGGAAAAGGCATCGCGCAAGTGGTTGCGTTCGAAGTGGGACAGCTCTTCCGGTTTCATAAAGTTGTCAGGTGCATCGCCCCGGCGGATTTGTTTGACCTGGTGTTCTAGGCGCGCGGTGGCAATGAATTCATACGCATCCACCAAATCGCGCTTACCGGAAGGGCTGAGGACCTTGCCCTGGGTCTCGGTTTCCAAACGATCAAAGGTGTTCGACGTGGTTATCTTACCTTCCAATGCCACGATGCGCGCGATGTCGACAATGGGCACCACGCCGTTGTGTTTCATATCGAACGTGTCATCGTGCTCGCCGTCGTGGATCAGCACAAAGTTCTTGAAAAAGCCGAGCGGCGGCGTGTGGCTCAATGCGTTGCCAACCATGTGGCCGATGAACAACCGGTGTTTTGGGGCCTTTTCAGTTATGATGTCTTGCAAGGGCTCGATTAAGCTTATGTCCCCCCAAATTCCACGCAGATCGAAAAAGATCGACGACAGCATCAAAGCTTTAGGCTCTGGCATTTCAATCCATTTGGTGAAGTAGGATTTCCACACCGAGACAGGCTGACGCCATTCGTCGGTTTTGGCCATGATGTCGCCGGGGCAATACACATAGTTTGCGGCGTTGAGACCTTCGTTGACGTAATTGGCCAGCATCTTGAAATACCCACCGTGCTTGTCTTCGTCAAAGTCGTCGGAGATGACCATGCAGTTGTCTTGATCACCCACACAGGTTTGTTCAAAGCGTGCTTGAGACCCGGACGCACACCACAGGTATGGCACCGGCGGCGGGCCGAATTTGTCTTCGCCCATTTTCAACAAGCGCGTGGTGGCTGCGTCTGCGATTGAGCTGATGACATGGCCCACGGTATGTGCGGTTGCTCCGGCTTCGACCAAGGAACACAACAGTTGTGGCACACGGCCCACGACTTCGGCAATACCGTCGAAGGTGTCGCGCTTGTGAATGTCGCCGACCATGTAAACGGCGGACGTGGATTGGTGCTGTACCAGACTGGAATTGGTGATCACACCGACAACATTGTCGCCATCTTTGACGATAGGCAGGTGGCGGATGTTGTTTTTCGACATAATCATCATCGCGTCAAACGCCATGGCTTTGGCATCCAGTGTGATGGGATTGGGCGTCATGATTTTTTCGATGGGGCTATCGACCGGCAGGGCTTCGGCGACCACACGGTTGCGCAAATCACGTTCGGTCACGATCCCGGCCAAGCCGTTGTCGTCGCAGACCAAAAGGCTGGAGACGTTCATGTCACGCATCACCAGGGCGGCCGTGCGCACGTCGCAATCCAGTTCGATGGTGATGGGGTCGCGTTGGAGCAGCTCGCCGATCTTGGTCGAAATAAAGCCCAATTGGGCGTCGTCGGTGGAGCTGCCATGTGTGTTGGCACCGCGCAGGCGCTCGGCCCCTAACGGCGCAAAGAAGTAAGCAAACTGTTTGTAGTGATTGCGTAGGTACTCGAATTCATCGGCGGGCAGCATGTAAAACAGGCTGTCTTCCAAGGCCATCGCGCGGTTCACGACAACACGGTCAGGGTTGAGCATGGCGTGCACACCAAAGCATTCGCCTTCGCTCAGGCGTGCCAGGATTTCGTCCTCCTGGGTGCGGGTTTCGACCGATCCGGTGCGCACGATATAGAGGTGTTCGCACGGTGCACCGATTTCCAGGACCGATTGATCGCGCCGGGTGTAGGACGATTCAATCTTATCCAAAATGTGTTCAATGGCGTCTTCGGGCAGAAGGTCGAAAGGGTGGTGTTGGATCAGAAAATCGCGAATTTCGAGCAGTTCAACATCCATGGGGGAGATCCTCAATGCTTCTTAAATAAACGGCTGTCCAGCGCCTCAGCTTAGCGCAAAAAAGAAATGAGCGAACCCTGATTAACAGAGTTCGCTCATAAAAGTGTCTACAGACTTAAGTCAACAAAACTTGAGCCTTAGTGGCCGGTCGCTTCGCCAGCACCCGACGGGACGCGAACGTCTTCGACCAAGTGTTGGATGTGCTCCGGCGGTTCTGCCGTCATTTTGGAAACGACGAAGGCAACCGCGAAGTTCACCATCGCACCAACAGCACCGAACGCTTCAGGCGAAATGCCCAAGAAGTGGTTCGCCGTGGTGTTGTCGAGCATGTTCGTGCCCGGGATGAAGAACCAGCCTTTGTAGGTGAAGATGTAGAGCAGGGTGATACCCAGACCCGAGATCATACCTGCAATGGCGCCGGAGTTGTTCATCTTCTTGGAGAAGATACCCATCATCAGAGCCGGGAAGATCGAGGATGCGGCCAGGCCGAAGGCCAATGCCACCACCTGAGCGGCAAAGCCCGGCGGGTGCAGACCGAAGTAGCCTGCGACGGCGATGGCACCGGCCATCGAAATACGTGCAGCAAGCAGTTCGTTCTTCTCAGAGATGTCGGGGTTGACCATGCTCTTGATGATGTCGTGCGACACCGCCGAAGAAATGGCCATCAACAAACCAGCAGCCGTCGACAGAGCCGCAGCCAAACCACCAGCTGCGACCAAGGCGATCACCCAGTTCGGCAGTTGTGCGATTTCCGGGTTCGCCAAAACCATGATGTCGCGGTCAACCTTCAACTCAGAGCCGTTAACAGCCCAACCGTTCGCCGCTGCTTTGGTCGCAAAGGTGTCGGATTTTGCGTTGTAGTATTGAATGCGACCGTCACCGTTTTTGTCTTCGAACTTGAGAAGACCGGTGGTCTCCCAGTTCTTGAACCATTGCGGACGTTCGTCATATTTCAGGTTGTTGGCTTGAACGCCGACTTCACCCGTTTGAACCGTGTTGGACAGGTTGTAGAACGCCATGGAACCAACAGCCGGAGCCGTGGTGTACAAGATGGCGATAAACACCAGTGCCCAACCCGCAGACATACGTGCGTCACGAACTTTCGGAACCGTGAAGAAGCGCACGATCACGTGCGGCAAACCAGCGGTACCGATCATCAGAGACAACGTGTAGAGCGTCATATTCAGCGTATTGGTTTTCTGCGCTGTATATTCGTTGAAGCCCAAGTCCGTCAGGATCATGTCCAGTTTACCCAGCAAGGTTACGCCTTCGCCGGACAGTTCGGAGAACATGCCGATTTGCGGCAGCGGAACGCCGGTCAACTGAAGCGAGATGAAGATCGCCGGGATGGTGTAAGCCAAGATCAAAACGCAGTACTGCGCGATCTGGGTGTACGTGATGCCCTTCATGCCGCCCAAGACAGCGTAGAAGAACACGATGGCCATACCGGAGAACAGACCTGTTTCGTAATCCAGCTCCAAGAAGCGGGAGAACGCAACGCCGATGCCTTTCATCTGACCGATAACGTAGGTCAGCGAAGCAACGATCAAGCAGATCACAGCAACAGTACGAGCGGTTTGGCTGTAAAAACGGTCACCGATGAATTCCGGAACCGTGAATTTGCCGAATTTGCGCAGGTACGGTGCCAACAGCATCGCCAGCAGCACGTAGCCACCGGTCCAACCCATCAAGAAGATGGAGGCGTCGTAACCTTTAAAAGCGATAAGGCCGGCCATGGAGATAAAGGATGCAGCAGACATCCAGTCAGCAGCCGTTGCCATACCGTTGGCAACAGGGTGAATGCCGCGGCCAGCAGCATAGAACTCGCCGGTCGAACCAGCGCGAGCCCAAATAGCAATACCGATGTAGA
This sequence is a window from Magnetovibrio sp. PR-2. Protein-coding genes within it:
- a CDS encoding DUF805 domain-containing protein, yielding MFRNVKNFFLGTIAQAMSLAFSTSVWAQNQDGMNPTPQQLERMMSASGEEMETFALMLQMGFMVVFMIVLGAVLLMAKRDMRGWNQPIKWVWFSFQGRLNRKAYWLKGQVPMMLINFGVQIFLSLLSFVLVAGAGAGGAVLGGITALIVMLPFMIFSLWVGLAITAKRFHDLGSSAWWILGFFIPFYNLWLGIKLMFFRGTPGANDYGPDPIDEIDAFIEEMTGGGDVYEANDSDGDAVSQPKPREPEVPAEPQGFGARKFGFEPKEPEPGTPQEPAFEPEDLPGGDANLDIIKRRLGDDIMRPIKRKGGGGRPSES
- a CDS encoding exonuclease domain-containing protein; its protein translation is MLSVLKGSSLRRRLLSHKAAGTPMEAFYNASWPKRATPLEHLEFIAVDLETTGLSPNQHEIVSIGWCVIRGMTILYGDRGHVLCKPEKEVSEESAVIHTLTDDMLADAPPLCESLEAFLPHAAGRVLIAHHCKIETGFLDKACKKCFGLPFEMPTIDTMGLEIRTLMRRNEAVEPGMLRLDALRSRYNLPRYKSHNAMIDAIAAGELFLAQAAHRSGKDGKIELRDVCV
- the recQ gene encoding DNA helicase RecQ — translated: MPLQILKDVFGYDSFRPGQAEVVETLLAGEHALAVMPTGSGKSLCFQIPALLKGGLTIVVSPLVALMEDQVAALKLAGVAAETINSSRDRETNVVAWRKVAAGEVRLLYLAPERLMTDRMLAALDKLPISLIAIDEAHCLSRWGPSFRPEYEALQHLKDRFPGVPIAALTATADTATQQDIAGKLFDGMGRTFVSGFDRPNIQLNVSTRENANRQLLDIVGAHPGESGIVYCLSRAKTEKTAKFLLDNGVKALPYHAGMGPQDRARHQETFMMEPGIVIVATIAFGMGIDKPDVRFVCHTDMPGNVEAYYQEIGRAGRDGKPAVAHMLYGLDDLRMRRMFIEQEDSSVDHKRREHKRLDALISYCEAPSCRRQTLLAYFNDHCEPCGNCDMCLTPPEMIDGTQTVQALLQACVSTGQMYGQVHLIDIVRGSENEKIRSTRHDQLPVYATGADLSKKAWQSIVRQLVAAGHMKIDVTGHGGLSLTQSGQALLKGETTFDYRKDLLTKADKKTKKTKRAEPPADLTQDEALLLEHLKNLRTELALERNVPAYMIFADKSLEDMARKKPTDEDAFGDIHGVGAAKLKEFSAVFTQLIQEQS
- a CDS encoding cytochrome c oxidase assembly factor Coa1 family protein; the protein is MSSDNPVTRPKPLPDELRGWNWGAFLLNWVWGLAHNTWIALLMFVPGVNLVMPFVLGAKGNQWAWENNTWESVEDFKRHQRIWARVGVGAAIGIPAFFGLVFWGVISIINSSDAYQTAQDELRFHPALEKSLGHPVEPAGWLTLGNINIQNSTGWADLEFAVKGPRGSGDAALYLELSDDVWRIKEARVVTEYGEDIELVE
- a CDS encoding putative nucleotidyltransferase substrate binding domain-containing protein; its protein translation is MDVELLEIRDFLIQHHPFDLLPEDAIEHILDKIESSYTRRDQSVLEIGAPCEHLYIVRTGSVETRTQEDEILARLSEGECFGVHAMLNPDRVVVNRAMALEDSLFYMLPADEFEYLRNHYKQFAYFFAPLGAERLRGANTHGSSTDDAQLGFISTKIGELLQRDPITIELDCDVRTAALVMRDMNVSSLLVCDDNGLAGIVTERDLRNRVVAEALPVDSPIEKIMTPNPITLDAKAMAFDAMMIMSKNNIRHLPIVKDGDNVVGVITNSSLVQHQSTSAVYMVGDIHKRDTFDGIAEVVGRVPQLLCSLVEAGATAHTVGHVISSIADAATTRLLKMGEDKFGPPPVPYLWCASGSQARFEQTCVGDQDNCMVISDDFDEDKHGGYFKMLANYVNEGLNAANYVYCPGDIMAKTDEWRQPVSVWKSYFTKWIEMPEPKALMLSSIFFDLRGIWGDISLIEPLQDIITEKAPKHRLFIGHMVGNALSHTPPLGFFKNFVLIHDGEHDDTFDMKHNGVVPIVDIARIVALEGKITTSNTFDRLETETQGKVLSPSGKRDLVDAYEFIATARLEHQVKQIRRGDAPDNFMKPEELSHFERNHLRDAFSVIKTIQSAMANAHGG
- a CDS encoding sodium:solute symporter family protein codes for the protein MELQTLTYIVVGITFTLYIGIAIWARAGSTGEFYAAGRGIHPVANGMATAADWMSAASFISMAGLIAFKGYDASIFLMGWTGGYVLLAMLLAPYLRKFGKFTVPEFIGDRFYSQTARTVAVICLIVASLTYVIGQMKGIGVAFSRFLELDYETGLFSGMAIVFFYAVLGGMKGITYTQIAQYCVLILAYTIPAIFISLQLTGVPLPQIGMFSELSGEGVTLLGKLDMILTDLGFNEYTAQKTNTLNMTLYTLSLMIGTAGLPHVIVRFFTVPKVRDARMSAGWALVFIAILYTTAPAVGSMAFYNLSNTVQTGEVGVQANNLKYDERPQWFKNWETTGLLKFEDKNGDGRIQYYNAKSDTFATKAAANGWAVNGSELKVDRDIMVLANPEIAQLPNWVIALVAAGGLAAALSTAAGLLMAISSAVSHDIIKSMVNPDISEKNELLAARISMAGAIAVAGYFGLHPPGFAAQVVALAFGLAASSIFPALMMGIFSKKMNNSGAIAGMISGLGITLLYIFTYKGWFFIPGTNMLDNTTANHFLGISPEAFGAVGAMVNFAVAFVVSKMTAEPPEHIQHLVEDVRVPSGAGEATGH